The following proteins come from a genomic window of Syngnathus acus chromosome 15, fSynAcu1.2, whole genome shotgun sequence:
- the ly6pge gene encoding lymphocyte antigen 6 family member pge isoform X1 gives MDQTPTRPKWNERFPSPPSGWARTPYRGAGHRGASPQGYYAYTPNSPTYSPGFNRGHWRDSPGSGGGRGFGGSPMSGSGGRNFSGKQRRGNNFGRPTHFNSSAVNVQHDFPGPIETYFSPSMLEDPWAALQPKHTETPTSNDP, from the exons ATGGATCAAACACCGACCAGACCAAAGTGGAACGAAAGATTTCCCTCCCCACCTTCAGGTTGGGCTCGGACACCCTACAGAGGCGCTGGACACCGTGGTGCGTCTCCACAGGGCTACTATGCAtacacacccaattctccgaCGTATTCCCCTGGTTTCAACCGTGGACATTGGAGAGATTCTCCAGGAAGTGGCGGAGGACGGGGCTTTGGAGGGTCTCCTATGTCCGGCAGCGGTGGCCGTAATTTCTCAGGGAAGCAACGCAGGGGAAACAATTTCGGGAGGCCAACACATTTCAACTCTTCGGCTGTGAATGTGCAG catgattTTCCCGGCCCGATCGAGACGTACTTCAGTCCGTCCATGTTGGAGGATCCCTGGGCAGCACTGCAGCCAAAGCACACAGAGACGCCGACCAGCAACGATCCATAA
- the ly6pge gene encoding lymphocyte antigen 6 family member pge isoform X2 has translation MRAVLSCLLIMIFMVLLTSNGTALQCYTCMASNNEDCNRQGSRTCPSYSDACAVVVGHNSGVMKSCSYKSFCSQVNSQSYRVHCCYSNDCNITNAAGKLHTPGYLLLILNLLYHCFPW, from the exons ATGCGAGCTGTGCTGTCTTGTTTATTGATCATGATTTTCATGGTTCTGCTCACATCAAATG GTACTGCTCTCCAATGTTACACATGTATGGCCTCCAATAATGAAGACTGCAACCGACAAGGCTCCAGAACATGTCCCAGCTACTCAGATGCCTGTGCTGTGGTGGTGGGCCATAACA GTGGGGTGATGAAGTCCTGCTCCTACAAGTCTTTCTGCAGCCAGGTTAACAGTCAGAGCTACCGAGTTCACTGCTGCTATAGCAACGACTGCAATATCACAAACGCTGCCGGCAAGCTGCACACACCTGGctatttgttgttgattttaaatttgttGTACCACTGTTTTCCCTGGTAG